The sequence AGGGTTTGATTGTACTCTTTGTGCAAGCTCGGTCACCTTCACTAATGCCACCACCATGTGACCCAACCAACCTCAATATTCCTTGCCAGGAAGTTTATGGTGCAAAAGCTGCAATGCTGTTTATAGGGCTCTATCTAGTGGCCCTTGGTGTTGGAGGGATAAAGGGATCACTACCATCACATGGGGCTGAGCAATTTGATGAAAGCACACCACAAGGAAGGAAGCAAAGATCAACCTTCTTCAACTACTTTGTTTTCTGTCTCTCATGTGGTGGCCTTATTGCAGTAACATTTGTGGTGTGGATTGAAGACAATAAAGGGTGGCAATGGGGTTTTGGATTCTCTACCATTAGCATATTCTTATCAATCCCAATCTTCCTTGCTGGTTCAGCTTTTTATAGGAACAAAACACCTTCTGGAAGTCCACTTACAACCATCTTCAAGGTAGGTTGCCTTTGGCACAATATGATAGCTCTAGTTTGGTGTGCATAAATTATGAAGGCTAAGCTAATCTCGAATTGTTTTATCACCCACCACAATGCACCATATCATGGATAGGCCTTGTCATGCTTCACTAATTAAAGCAAGAGTACTTTGATGAACCACTTAACTCTGCCTGCAGCACTACTAAGAGTGGCAAGCTTGCAAATGTGTTCTGCAAACCAAAGAAACGACTTCCAGGACATTCCCATAAATAGTCTTCAATGATATTCTAACCTTATAAACCAATCTAGAATGCTCAATTTTGCTCATTCAGACCATTTAAGGACTTCCCAGTTGAGTATGCATTTGAATGAGCTTAAAAGCACATTTTAGCTTCATCCTCCATGTAAATAGACTATGTTTCTTTAATCACAATTTAGCTTCATCCCCCCATGTAAACAGACTAAGTTTCTTTTATGATTAAACAGGTTTTGGTTGCTGCCACACTCAATTGCTGCACAAGCAGAAGCCCAAGCAATGCTGTTGCAAGCATGACCACAAACCCTTCTTCTCCAACTCCAAATGGCAAGGAATCAGAAAAGAATGCCAAAACAATGGAGTCCAGTCAAACTGCAACAGAAGGTCTCAAATTCCTAAATAATGCAGTGGTAGACAAACCAGTCCACAACGCACTAGAATGCACGGTGCAGCAAGTAGAAGATGTCAAAATTGTGCTAAAGGTACTTCCAATATTTGCTTGCACCATTATGCTCAACTGTTGCCTAGCTCAGCTGTCCACATTTTCTGTCGAACAAGCTGCTACAATGAACACCAAGCTTGGTTCCTTAAAAGTCCCACCAGCTTCACTTCCTGTTTTCCCAGTCACATTCATCATGATCCTTGCACCACTTTACGACCATTTCATCATCCCATTTGCTCGTAAAGCAACTAAATCTGAAATGGGAATCACTCATCTCCAACGGATTGGAATTGGTCTGGTACTTTCAATTATAGCCATGGTAATAGCAGCTCTTGTTGAGATAAAGCGGAAGAGTGTGGCTACCAACTCAGGAATGCTTGACTCTGAGAATCCATTGCCCATCACATTCTTTTGGATTGCTCTCCAATACTTGTTCCTCGGTTCAGCAGATCTTTTCACCCTGGCTGGTTTGTTGGAATTTTTCTTTACAGAGGCACCTGCAAGCATGAGATCCTTGGCTACATCTCTTTCTTGGGCCTCTTTGGCCATGGGGTACTACCTCAGCACAGTCATTGTTTCAATAGTTAACAATGTCACTGGTCACTCCAAACACAAGCCATGGCTTTCTGGTAGCAACATAAATCATTACCACCTGGATAGATTTTACTGGCTCATGTGTGTGCTCAGTGCATTGAATTTCTTGCACTACCTCTTATGGGCCAGCCGGTACAAATACACAAGAGCacaaaagtaaaacaaagttATGGTGACATGTACATGAACACACTGCCTGTTTATGCATACATGGTCAGTTTTAACTTTCAATCAAAAGCAGCCTCTTTGGTAACATATCATATGTGCCTGCCAATGCATCTTCCTCACTTGCTATTGCAAAAGATTGAGCAATTCTAAGGTAATTGAATCCTTGCCAATGCAAAGAGTGAGATGCGCAGTACTTAGAAGTTGTAATCATTGTTTCTCTTGTAATAGCAGGATTAGTAACTAGTTCGTGatgttagaaagaaaaaagaaaaggcaagttcttcatttgcaattttatgtttatattttgcaGATGACTTTACATTTTTATACCAAAACCTTGTATGTGCAATTTTGAGCATGGCCAAAGGAGTTTATGTATAGTACACAAAACTTGAAACTAATTAATGAAAAGAGCAAACTAAGCAAAATTATCTGCAAGATTTCAAAACTGCACTTGAAAAGAACATTTAGTAAAAATACCAGTTCAATGGGACAAGAGACCGAGCGCCCagtaaaattttcctttttttataagattgcatacaagtaaCAAGCCAATTGATTCATATAACTATGAGAGCataaccttctttttttttttgtccctatTGATTATTGACAACATTCCCACATCCAAAACACATGAGGTACTGAGGTGTGAATCCTGTATTTCACTAGTAAGAGCTAAAATTAACAAATGAGAACTCCAGCTATAAAAGAATGTATTCATAAAGACATGAACTTATATATAGCATTATTTTCGTTTGTCCTTATTTTGGATAGGACACCAGTGATTGAGGCACCAAGTGAGAGAACATTATTGAATGGGTGATGCTTGTACGTTTATAGGGGATGAGAAACGAGAGGCTTCGGTGGTGAAGAGAAAAGCCTGTGCTAGTGTGCTGTTCTCTAACggttattaaaaatatttaagaatacTAACATCAAAAGGGGATGTAGCTCAGATGGTAGAGCGCTCGCTTAGCATGCGAGAGGTACGGGGATCGATACCCCGCATCTccatttttttatgtaactttTTATTGGCATTCTGGACTGAGTGAACTGAtcagttatatattttttaaccaGCATGCTTTCTCTGTACTGGGCCTTGTAGTTTTGTATATGTACATGCAGTATGCTTGCTGACAATGAAGAACATCAATGCCTAAAAATACTACTACCATATAATATACATATTGCAACGTTTATTATATACATGATTGTCATACACTGGTTTTTTAGCAGAAAAATCTTGGAATCCATTTGGGTTTACGCCAAAATAGATAGGCCCTTATATTTCAACTTTCATTTCCCCTTTTCTGAAATGTATTAAACTGACAAGAACATAACCTTTACATTATGGAGTATTAGCAACAAACATGAcgttataaaaaataagctgGATTTTTAATTAGTAGCTAAACGCACATGTATTTTATAACTGAAAATGTGAGTTCAACTTTTTGACATGATTGTTGGCTTCCATAAAACAACATGTCCAATGCCCATATATTCTGCCATTTTTTTAGCCTTGGCTTAATGGAATGGACTTAACAATGGCGACTTCAAAGGCTTAATGTCCTCGGCCTCGTCTTGTAAGccaaaacaatgagagataACTCCGCTAGATTAAGGAAATGGAAGCCATATGTCCTTTTTAATCTGTACATTCTCCCCATTCCCAATTAATCCCCCTATCCCCATTCCCAATTAATCCCCCTAGCTTGACAAATACTCCTCCCAAGTATATGAAGTGATTGGTCTGATTGGAGCATTCATAAAAGTTGAATTGGGAAGTATttatccttttatatatatatatatatatatacacacacacacacacacgcacgcacACACGATAAactaattaagatttttttttttttgagatattaatAATGatacagaagatttggactcaatTTAAAAACTGAGCTACAATTTGACAttggggggcaatggccccctgatattttgaatatatatatatatatatatatatatatatatatatatatatatatataatgaccTTAATTTAAAAGTTATACCCAAAATCAATTAAACCTGGCCCCCTCCTAAATCTTggccctttaaaaaaataaaaaataaaataaaaaaaatctcaaacaataatacagatcagccctaaactcttgcaccctaaacccaaaaatgGCCCAAACAACCCCATAAATTAGCTTAAATAAAAGgcgtaaatacacttttagtccttatattttgacttttttccattttggtctctacattttcatttcaccacttttagtccctaaaccaattaacgcgtgttattttagttttttccaTCAGTCAACAGACGGAAATAGCTGAGGTGACTAACGgagggattaaaatattattaaaaatacacGGTAACACTCATCACTCAATCCACATcagattataatttaaaatatttatttttcaattttaacaaaaaacaaatatgagttaaaaatttaaaaaaaaaataagaacacacCAAAACATAAGAACAAGAACAGAAACCCAGatttaatcacaaacacagTAAGAGAATTTGTTTTATacgacattttttatttttttttcttagaaaacaaacaagaaaataaacgaACACAATTTGAAGACCCAAAACCCACTCGGCTTAGACTCTCAAACTTGTGTAaattctcaaactctctctctctctcaacaaactttcttttcctctctcacCTCTATCACTGAGCTAGATCTCACGTTGTCTACCTCACCCTCTCAAACCCACACCCTAGGCGATGGTGCCTAAGAGAGGAGGAAATGTTGCAACAAATCTGGCGATGGGTTTGGTGGTTTCAGATCTAGTGTAGCTGTTTGTGTGGTGGTGGATCAACTTGGGGTGATTTAGGATGGCGGTTTAGGGTGGGTGTGGCTATTTGTGTGGTGATGAATCGGCTTATGGTGGTTCCAGATGGCAGTCTAGGGTGGGTGTGGTTGATTGTGTGGTAGTGGATCAACTTGGGTTTGAATTTCTAGGA comes from Castanea sativa cultivar Marrone di Chiusa Pesio chromosome 3, ASM4071231v1 and encodes:
- the LOC142629865 gene encoding protein NRT1/ PTR FAMILY 4.6; protein product: MEEEHQFSRWEGYVNWRNKPALRGNHGGMLAASFVLVVEILENLAFLANASNLVLYLREYMHFSPSKSANNVTNFMGTAFLLALLGGFLSDAFFTTYHIYLISAVIELLGLIVLFVQARSPSLMPPPCDPTNLNIPCQEVYGAKAAMLFIGLYLVALGVGGIKGSLPSHGAEQFDESTPQGRKQRSTFFNYFVFCLSCGGLIAVTFVVWIEDNKGWQWGFGFSTISIFLSIPIFLAGSAFYRNKTPSGSPLTTIFKVLVAATLNCCTSRSPSNAVASMTTNPSSPTPNGKESEKNAKTMESSQTATEGLKFLNNAVVDKPVHNALECTVQQVEDVKIVLKVLPIFACTIMLNCCLAQLSTFSVEQAATMNTKLGSLKVPPASLPVFPVTFIMILAPLYDHFIIPFARKATKSEMGITHLQRIGIGLVLSIIAMVIAALVEIKRKSVATNSGMLDSENPLPITFFWIALQYLFLGSADLFTLAGLLEFFFTEAPASMRSLATSLSWASLAMGYYLSTVIVSIVNNVTGHSKHKPWLSGSNINHYHLDRFYWLMCVLSALNFLHYLLWASRYKYTRAQK